The Shinella zoogloeoides genome contains the following window.
TGCGCCATCGCCGCCGACAGCGGAAGGCAGATACAAAGGAACATGGCGGCTGGCATTTTCATGGCGCGCACTCCCCCAGAGACATATCAGGATAGCATGCCGGGCACGCAGGAGCGTGCGCCTTTTTCTCAAGGAGGAAATTCTATTTATTAGAATAAAAACAATTTAGTATCACATTGTATTAAAGCGATACAGAAATTGGATTGCAACGTTGGCAGCTACATCTTTCGAAAGATGATGACCTCGGAATCCTGATAGGGCGAGCGCGCGAACGCCTGGAACCCGTGCCGCTCGGCAAGGCGTATCGACGCCGCATTGTCCGGGTCGATGATGCAGGTGATCTGCTTGCCGGGATGGTTGGCCGCCGCCCAGGGCAGGATCGTCCGCAGCACTTCGCTGGCATAACCGCGCCCCTGGAAATCCGGATGCAGGCCCCAGCCGGCCTCCAGCGTGTTCTCGACGCTGGGCGTGAGGGCGCGTCGCATCTCGTGGAACCCGGCCTGTCCGATGACCCGCTCGGAAGCCTTGTCGACGACGGCCCAGAACCCGAATGTCATGACCTGCCACATGCCGATGTGACGCAGGAGCCGCGTCCACGACTGCTCGCGCGATTGCGGCACGCCGCCGATATAGCGCACCATCTCCGGTAGCGCCCACATTTCGGCCAAGGCATCGAAATCCTCGATGCGCGAGCCGCGCAGGATGAGACGATCGGTTTCAAGGACGGGAACGTCGGGCATCGGGAATCACACGCAGACCAGGGATTGAACAGGCGGAAGGAACCGGAATTTGCCCGGGCGAGGGCGCTTGTTCAAGTCGCGGCGCACATGGGCAACAGGCGGTGGGGGCAGGATACGAATCATTGCACTCTGGGTTGGCGGTGCTAAGGTTCTTGCAATGACCGGAAACCGCAGGGAGCGCGAAAGGTCACATTCCAATCGGAGCAATCCGGCCGGGAGCGCCCGCAA
Protein-coding sequences here:
- a CDS encoding GNAT family N-acetyltransferase — protein: MPDVPVLETDRLILRGSRIEDFDALAEMWALPEMVRYIGGVPQSREQSWTRLLRHIGMWQVMTFGFWAVVDKASERVIGQAGFHEMRRALTPSVENTLEAGWGLHPDFQGRGYASEVLRTILPWAAANHPGKQITCIIDPDNAASIRLAERHGFQAFARSPYQDSEVIIFRKM